In Streptomyces durocortorensis, a genomic segment contains:
- a CDS encoding DUF6191 domain-containing protein yields the protein MFNFFEELFAPGRRHAADEQKRLELSRVDFGVGDPGRGPIDLSSGKVTVRAPDTDPGTGGPPEPGPRRMRPTAPEQDAVLDRPRPGRPVSGPERGEDEEH from the coding sequence GTGTTCAATTTCTTCGAGGAGCTGTTCGCCCCGGGGCGCAGGCACGCCGCGGACGAGCAGAAGCGGCTGGAGCTGAGCCGGGTGGATTTCGGCGTCGGCGATCCCGGCCGGGGGCCGATAGACCTGTCCTCCGGCAAGGTGACCGTCCGCGCCCCGGACACAGACCCGGGCACGGGCGGTCCGCCCGAGCCCGGCCCCCGGCGTATGCGGCCGACAGCCCCCGAGCAGGACGCCGTGCTCGACCGGCCCCGCCCGGGAAGGCCGGTGAGCGGTCCGGAGCGCGGTGAGGACGAGGAGCATTAG